Proteins co-encoded in one bacterium genomic window:
- a CDS encoding (Fe-S)-binding protein, whose amino-acid sequence MIRTMPVIPEVETCIHCGLCLNQCPTYRLTHLEAASPRGRLYLIEAASHGRLEMSRGVADHLYLCLACRACETACPSGVQYGRVAEAARDALGPPGRPLQRAVVRFALRHLMPHPGRLRVLAGMIRFYQRSGLAALALRLLPRRLRRAAALLPEASARFYTPVADVLPAFGERRARVAFLSGCAMSLFFAEINEATVRVLRRNGCEVVIPRNQACCGALNIHNGEVAGARAMARRNVDAFPTDVDAILTNAAGCGAAMKEYGHLLKDDQDYRERAERFSALVRDTGEFLAALGLRNSPNASEQVVTYQDPCHLAHGQGVRAQPRVLLAAIPGLTLREMAASDRCCGSAGIYNFLQPEASEALLSEKMEAIRATGASVVVAPNPGCMMQLRYGARRYGVPVRVAHLMDLLDEAGA is encoded by the coding sequence GTGATCCGGACGATGCCGGTCATCCCTGAGGTCGAGACCTGCATCCACTGCGGGCTCTGCCTCAATCAGTGTCCGACCTACCGCCTGACGCACCTGGAGGCCGCCTCGCCGCGCGGACGGCTCTACCTGATCGAGGCCGCCTCGCACGGCAGGCTCGAGATGAGTCGGGGCGTGGCCGACCACTTGTACCTGTGCCTGGCGTGCCGCGCGTGCGAAACCGCGTGCCCTTCGGGCGTGCAGTACGGGCGGGTGGCAGAGGCCGCTCGCGATGCCCTGGGCCCGCCTGGGCGCCCGCTCCAGCGCGCCGTAGTGCGGTTTGCCCTGCGGCACCTGATGCCGCATCCGGGGCGGCTGCGGGTCCTGGCAGGCATGATCCGGTTCTACCAGCGCAGCGGCCTGGCGGCTCTGGCGCTGCGCCTGCTGCCCCGGCGCCTGCGCCGGGCCGCAGCGCTGCTGCCCGAGGCGTCGGCGCGCTTCTACACGCCGGTGGCCGATGTGCTGCCCGCGTTCGGCGAGCGGCGCGCGCGCGTGGCGTTTCTCTCGGGCTGCGCGATGAGCCTCTTCTTCGCCGAGATCAACGAAGCGACGGTGCGCGTGCTGCGGCGGAACGGGTGCGAGGTGGTGATCCCGCGAAACCAGGCGTGCTGCGGCGCCCTGAACATTCACAACGGTGAGGTTGCCGGCGCTCGGGCGATGGCCCGGCGCAATGTGGACGCCTTCCCGACCGACGTGGACGCCATCCTCACGAACGCCGCGGGCTGCGGCGCAGCGATGAAAGAGTACGGCCACCTCCTCAAGGATGACCAGGACTACCGGGAGCGGGCCGAGCGCTTCAGCGCGTTGGTGCGCGACACGGGCGAGTTCCTGGCCGCGCTGGGCCTGCGCAACTCGCCCAACGCGTCCGAGCAGGTGGTGACCTACCAGGATCCCTGCCACCTGGCCCATGGGCAGGGAGTGCGCGCGCAGCCCCGGGTACTGCTGGCCGCGATTCCCGGTCTCACGCTTCGGGAGATGGCCGCGTCCGACCGTTGCTGCGGCAGCGCTGGCATCTACAACTTCCTCCAGCCCGAGGCCTCCGAAGCGCTGCTGTCCGAGAAGATGGAGGCGATCCGTGCTACCGGCGCTTCGGTTGTGGTCGCGCCCAATCCCGGGTGCATGATGCAGCTCCGTTACGGCGCCCGGAGGTACGGGGTGCCGGTGCGCGTTGCACACTTGATGGATCTTCTTGACGAGGCAGGAGCATGA
- a CDS encoding FAD-linked oxidase C-terminal domain-containing protein, which produces MTLAPLIRRLRAIVGDAYVLHRPEDLIVYEQDALMVSRHMPDLVVLPDTTQQVSEVVRAVRDCGLPIVPRGAGTGLAGGAIPERGGVVVALTRMTRVHDVDPVGRIAVVEAGVVNAELTAMLEPYGLFFAPDPGSQVAATIGGNVASNAGGPHCLAYGVTSNNVLGLEVVLADGTVTWVGGRASDAPGYDLTGLLVGSEGTFGIVTRIIVRLLARREAVRTLLAIYETMDAACEAASAVIAAGIIPEALEIMDGMSMRAVNKTLHAGFPEDAEAALLIEVEGLAESVPVLIERIEAICHRQGARRIQSAATAADRMGLWKGRKHAFGALGKLARKAIMLDVCAPRSHLAGIMRKIAEAGTRLNIQVANFFHAGDGNLHPNLLFEFDDNSPEYARVVATTEDIMWACIAVGGTITGEHGLGMEKREYLGWMYSDEDIAAMKRVRAAFDPDGAMNPDKIFPTGRPVHGTIPSARAAGEAGR; this is translated from the coding sequence ATGACGCTTGCCCCGCTGATCCGACGGCTGCGGGCGATCGTGGGCGACGCCTACGTTCTGCACCGCCCGGAAGACCTGATCGTCTACGAGCAGGACGCCCTGATGGTCAGCCGGCACATGCCGGACCTGGTGGTGCTCCCGGACACTACCCAGCAGGTTTCCGAAGTGGTGCGGGCCGTGCGCGACTGCGGGCTGCCGATAGTTCCCCGGGGCGCCGGTACAGGGCTTGCCGGCGGCGCCATCCCGGAACGCGGCGGCGTCGTGGTGGCGCTGACGCGCATGACGCGCGTTCACGACGTGGATCCGGTCGGCCGAATTGCCGTGGTGGAAGCCGGCGTAGTCAACGCCGAGCTGACCGCCATGCTCGAGCCCTACGGGCTCTTCTTCGCACCCGACCCCGGCAGCCAGGTGGCCGCGACGATCGGCGGCAACGTGGCCAGCAACGCAGGCGGCCCACACTGCCTGGCCTACGGGGTGACGAGTAACAACGTTCTGGGCCTGGAGGTGGTGCTGGCCGACGGGACCGTTACCTGGGTCGGAGGCCGCGCTTCGGATGCGCCCGGGTACGATCTGACGGGTCTCCTGGTCGGCTCGGAGGGCACTTTCGGCATTGTGACCAGGATAATAGTGCGCCTGCTCGCGCGACGCGAGGCGGTGCGGACGCTGCTGGCGATCTACGAAACCATGGATGCCGCCTGCGAGGCGGCGTCGGCGGTGATCGCAGCCGGAATCATCCCTGAGGCGCTGGAGATCATGGACGGGATGTCCATGCGGGCGGTCAACAAAACGCTGCACGCGGGTTTTCCCGAGGACGCCGAGGCGGCCCTGCTCATCGAGGTTGAGGGGCTGGCCGAGTCGGTGCCGGTACTAATAGAACGGATCGAGGCAATCTGCCACAGGCAGGGCGCCCGCCGCATCCAGAGCGCGGCCACTGCTGCGGACCGCATGGGCCTCTGGAAGGGCCGCAAGCACGCCTTCGGCGCGCTCGGGAAACTCGCGCGAAAGGCGATCATGCTCGACGTATGCGCCCCGCGCTCTCATTTGGCCGGGATAATGCGTAAGATCGCTGAGGCCGGCACCCGCCTGAACATACAGGTTGCCAACTTTTTCCACGCCGGGGACGGCAACCTCCATCCCAACCTGCTGTTCGAGTTCGACGACAACTCCCCGGAGTATGCGCGGGTCGTTGCCACCACCGAGGACATAATGTGGGCCTGCATCGCGGTGGGCGGCACGATTACCGGCGAGCACGGATTGGGGATGGAGAAGCGGGAGTACCTGGGCTGGATGTACTCGGACGAGGACATCGCCGCGATGAAGCGCGTCAGGGCGGCCTTCGATCCGGACGGGGCGATGAACCCTGACAAGATCTTTCCCACCGGCCGTCCGGTGCACGGTACGATCCCGTCGGCCAGGGCGGCGGGGGAGGCGGGCCGGTGA
- a CDS encoding putative sulfate exporter family transporter — translation MPTTGVVVLVLMAAAAWFLGGFVPLVGASVIALFAGAVVRNSVGTPQALVPGVEFTLSRLLRLAIILFGTTLSFAEIVSLGGASFLVICVTVVLALGLTGLFGRWVQAPPGLVSLIGAGTAICGATAVLTVGPIIEAKKEEIAFAVTTIFLFNMAAVVVYPLLGHFLALPDATFGIWAGAAIHDTSSVMAASLAYSESAGRAAMVVKLTRTLMLVPLALAFGIIAHSYRSVSVARIFPWFVLWFVLAAGLNTLGLFGPGTVRLAGLLAKFLVVMVMAAVGLSADLRRMREIGLRPFYVGLFASVLIAAVSLGLIRHLIG, via the coding sequence ATGCCCACTACGGGAGTAGTCGTCCTTGTTCTCATGGCCGCCGCCGCGTGGTTCCTCGGCGGGTTCGTACCGCTGGTCGGAGCGTCGGTGATCGCGCTTTTCGCAGGCGCGGTCGTCCGCAACTCCGTTGGGACGCCCCAGGCGCTTGTCCCTGGGGTGGAGTTCACGCTCAGTCGGCTGCTGCGGCTGGCCATCATCCTCTTTGGCACCACGCTGAGCTTCGCCGAGATAGTCTCGCTGGGAGGCGCCTCCTTCCTTGTCATATGCGTCACCGTCGTCCTCGCCCTGGGGCTCACCGGCCTCTTCGGCAGGTGGGTGCAGGCGCCTCCCGGACTGGTCAGTCTGATCGGCGCGGGCACGGCCATCTGCGGTGCCACGGCCGTCCTGACCGTCGGGCCGATCATCGAGGCCAAGAAAGAGGAGATTGCCTTCGCGGTGACCACAATCTTCCTCTTCAACATGGCAGCGGTCGTCGTCTATCCGCTGCTGGGACACTTCCTGGCGCTCCCAGACGCCACCTTCGGGATCTGGGCCGGCGCGGCAATTCACGACACCTCGTCGGTGATGGCCGCCTCGCTGGCCTACAGTGAGAGCGCCGGAAGGGCGGCCATGGTCGTCAAGCTGACGCGCACCTTGATGCTGGTCCCCCTCGCGTTGGCTTTCGGCATAATCGCGCACAGCTACCGCAGCGTCAGCGTCGCCAGGATCTTCCCGTGGTTCGTATTGTGGTTCGTGCTGGCCGCGGGCCTGAACACCCTGGGGCTGTTTGGTCCGGGGACGGTACGCCTGGCAGGCCTTCTGGCGAAGTTCCTTGTGGTCATGGTAATGGCCGCCGTGGGTCTGAGCGCCGACCTCCGGCGGATGCGCGAGATCGGCCTCCGGCCGTTCTACGTCGGCCTCTTCGCCTCGGTGCTGATCGCCGCGGTCAGCTTGGGGTTGATCCGGCACCTCATAGGATAG
- a CDS encoding SagB/ThcOx family dehydrogenase — protein sequence MSRSRVLTFATAVAILGLGVWLMALSPWQNESGAAAPSGERVKLPAPRTDGDTSVEQAMRRRRSVREYRDAPLSLAEISQLLWSAQGITEPRDSRRTAPSAGATYPLEVYLVGGNVAGLPKGVYKYKPLDHEITRIRDGDVRKELAAAALGQSCVEQGAVALVFSAVYERTTRRYGERATRYVHMEVGHAAQNVYLQAVPLGMGTVVVGAFDDERVRRIVGMPDGEHPLYIMPVGKR from the coding sequence ATGAGCAGGTCTCGCGTCCTCACCTTCGCCACCGCGGTGGCAATCCTAGGGCTGGGAGTGTGGTTGATGGCGTTGAGTCCCTGGCAGAATGAGTCGGGAGCTGCCGCACCCTCCGGCGAGCGGGTGAAGCTGCCCGCGCCGCGCACGGACGGCGATACCTCGGTAGAGCAGGCGATGCGGCGGCGGCGGTCGGTCAGGGAGTACCGGGACGCCCCGCTGTCCCTCGCCGAGATCTCGCAGCTCCTCTGGTCCGCGCAGGGGATCACCGAGCCCAGGGATTCACGCAGGACTGCGCCGTCCGCGGGGGCCACCTATCCGCTAGAGGTTTATCTGGTGGGCGGGAACGTCGCCGGGCTCCCGAAGGGTGTCTACAAGTACAAGCCCCTGGACCACGAGATCACGAGGATCAGGGACGGCGACGTGCGCAAGGAACTGGCGGCCGCCGCGCTGGGGCAGTCCTGCGTCGAGCAGGGCGCTGTGGCGCTGGTCTTCTCGGCGGTGTACGAGCGCACGACCAGGCGGTACGGCGAGCGGGCCACTCGGTACGTGCACATGGAGGTCGGGCACGCCGCCCAGAACGTGTACCTGCAGGCGGTCCCCCTGGGGATGGGCACGGTCGTCGTCGGGGCGTTCGACGACGAGCGGGTCCGGAGGATCGTAGGAATGCCGGACGGCGAGCACCCACTATACATCATGCCCGTAGGCAAGAGATGA
- a CDS encoding 2-dehydropantoate 2-reductase, giving the protein MEAGGARRLKVCVIGAGAMGSLFGGYLSATGHEVWLVDTATGHADAIARQGLRIAEPNGEERVVRPRAVTDPRSVGPCDLVLVFVKSYHTRQAAASLAPLLAPSTVVLTLQNGLGNVDALAEEVPRSHLMAGTTGQGANVLGAGRIHHAGSGETLIGELDGAPTDRLRCLVEAFTDAGLHASASDNVQGVIWAKLLVNIAINPLTAILRVRNGRLLEMPEAVEIMKEAVDEGLDVASRAGVRVPLEDPWAHVRDVARRTGDNRSSMLQDVEMGRQTEIDVINGAVVREGARLGVATPANLALMRLVKCLEQIPLISCLRA; this is encoded by the coding sequence ATGGAAGCAGGAGGGGCACGGCGGCTCAAGGTGTGCGTGATCGGCGCAGGAGCCATGGGGTCCCTGTTCGGGGGATATCTGTCGGCCACCGGGCACGAGGTCTGGCTCGTGGACACAGCAACCGGGCACGCGGACGCCATCGCGCGCCAGGGGCTGCGCATCGCGGAGCCCAACGGCGAGGAGCGGGTCGTGCGGCCGCGGGCCGTCACCGATCCCCGATCCGTCGGCCCGTGCGACCTGGTGCTCGTGTTCGTGAAGTCATACCACACGAGGCAGGCCGCCGCCTCGCTTGCCCCGCTCCTCGCTCCCAGCACGGTGGTCCTGACTCTCCAGAACGGGCTCGGGAACGTTGACGCCCTGGCTGAGGAGGTGCCCAGGAGCCATCTCATGGCAGGGACCACGGGTCAGGGGGCCAATGTGCTCGGGGCCGGACGCATCCACCATGCCGGCTCGGGCGAGACCCTGATCGGGGAACTGGACGGCGCGCCCACGGATCGGCTGCGATGCCTCGTGGAGGCGTTTACGGACGCCGGGCTCCATGCGTCTGCCAGCGACAACGTGCAGGGCGTGATATGGGCGAAGCTGCTCGTCAACATCGCCATCAACCCGCTGACCGCCATTCTGCGTGTTCGGAATGGGCGGCTGCTGGAGATGCCCGAAGCGGTCGAGATCATGAAGGAGGCGGTGGATGAAGGCCTCGACGTGGCCAGCCGGGCCGGCGTGCGGGTGCCGCTGGAGGATCCCTGGGCGCACGTCCGGGATGTGGCCCGTCGGACCGGGGACAACAGGTCCTCGATGCTGCAGGATGTGGAGATGGGCCGTCAGACCGAGATCGACGTGATAAACGGTGCCGTCGTCAGGGAAGGGGCCCGGCTGGGAGTTGCGACGCCGGCGAACCTCGCGCTGATGCGCCTGGTGAAGTGCTTGGAACAAATCCCGCTCATCTCTTGCCTACGGGCATGA
- the panB gene encoding 3-methyl-2-oxobutanoate hydroxymethyltransferase produces the protein METPRKKKGTIPDFLERKRSGRRITMVTAYDYAFASLVDSVDIDMILVGDSGAMTTLGYKNTVPVTMVEMLIMARAVSIGAQNTFLVGDMPFLSYEVSVERAVENAGRFLKEAGMDSVKLEGGRRTAPAVQAIVRAGMPVMGHIGLTPQSASQLGGFRVQGKTMDSAQAVVEDALALQEAGVFAIVVEAVPAPVGKMITEAVGVPTIGIGAGPDCDGQVLVLHDMLGLFERFVPKFVKRYANLGAACRESLAQFAVEVREGAFPASEHCYPMDAEQARELREGLVRAGLLR, from the coding sequence ATGGAGACGCCGCGGAAGAAGAAGGGCACGATTCCTGACTTCCTGGAGCGGAAGCGCTCAGGCCGCAGGATCACAATGGTGACGGCGTACGACTACGCCTTCGCGTCGCTCGTTGACTCGGTGGACATCGACATGATCCTTGTGGGCGATTCGGGCGCGATGACGACCTTGGGCTACAAGAACACCGTCCCGGTGACGATGGTGGAGATGCTGATCATGGCGCGGGCGGTGTCGATAGGCGCCCAGAACACCTTCCTTGTGGGAGACATGCCGTTCCTCTCATACGAAGTGTCCGTCGAAAGGGCGGTTGAGAACGCCGGCCGCTTCCTAAAAGAGGCGGGCATGGACTCCGTGAAGCTGGAGGGCGGCAGGCGCACCGCGCCGGCTGTTCAGGCCATCGTGCGGGCCGGAATGCCGGTGATGGGCCACATCGGGCTGACGCCGCAGAGCGCTTCTCAGCTTGGAGGGTTTCGGGTGCAGGGTAAGACCATGGATTCCGCGCAGGCCGTGGTGGAGGACGCGCTTGCCCTGCAGGAGGCCGGTGTCTTCGCCATAGTGGTGGAGGCGGTTCCTGCCCCGGTGGGGAAGATGATCACAGAGGCGGTAGGCGTTCCCACAATAGGCATCGGTGCCGGTCCGGATTGTGACGGACAGGTGCTCGTCCTTCACGACATGCTGGGGCTGTTCGAGCGGTTTGTTCCGAAGTTCGTCAAACGGTATGCTAATCTTGGCGCGGCCTGCCGCGAATCACTGGCTCAGTTTGCCGTGGAGGTTCGGGAAGGGGCTTTTCCAGCTTCCGAGCACTGCTACCCCATGGATGCCGAACAGGCCAGGGAGTTGAGGGAAGGGCTTGTGCGCGCCGGCCTCTTGAGGTGA
- a CDS encoding M20 family metallopeptidase, giving the protein METVQPRSGSGAANFLAGKAAAAVNADEVVRLTRELVRIPSVYRPDGPAGNETAVASYLAGHLSRLGFRVSVQEAAPGRPNVIADWTSGRWGRGLILEGHTDVVTEGDRSAWSHPPFDAEVSDGRIYGRGAADMKGGLAAAVCALDAVRRAAPDLPGRVRIAAVADEEGMMLGIKSFIRDGHAQGFDGAIVCEPEENEICLRQKGAMRVLVSFTGKMAHGAMPYAGVNPIPAAARFVTLLAEEDRRQQEGHERDPYLGLPHITPTTIRAPAHGEPQFNVMAGEARVTVDVRTIPGQDHADLHSAICDLANAAQAGDPCVRVTVELVEDRPWTETPPWDPLVRAIERAFPESLGREPRYGGVPGSTDGTFLHAWARIPVVTIGPGNRQIPHQVDEYVEVGELVEAARLYAAAIVYFLGEEAAPNGTRRC; this is encoded by the coding sequence GTGGAGACCGTGCAGCCGCGCTCCGGCTCCGGCGCCGCCAACTTCCTAGCCGGGAAGGCGGCCGCGGCGGTGAACGCTGACGAGGTCGTGCGGCTCACGCGCGAACTCGTCAGGATCCCCAGCGTGTACCGTCCCGATGGTCCGGCAGGCAACGAGACGGCGGTGGCGTCGTACCTGGCCGGGCATCTCTCCCGCCTCGGGTTCCGGGTTTCGGTGCAAGAGGCGGCCCCGGGCCGCCCCAACGTCATTGCCGACTGGACCTCTGGCCGGTGGGGCAGGGGCCTCATCCTGGAAGGGCACACCGATGTCGTAACCGAGGGCGACCGCAGCGCATGGTCGCATCCGCCCTTTGATGCCGAGGTCTCGGACGGCCGCATCTATGGACGCGGGGCCGCGGACATGAAGGGAGGGCTCGCCGCCGCGGTGTGCGCCCTCGACGCGGTGCGCAGAGCGGCACCCGACCTGCCCGGCCGCGTTCGGATTGCCGCGGTGGCCGACGAGGAAGGCATGATGCTGGGGATCAAGTCCTTCATCCGCGACGGGCACGCGCAAGGGTTCGACGGCGCGATCGTCTGTGAGCCGGAGGAGAACGAGATCTGTCTGCGCCAGAAGGGCGCCATGCGCGTGCTGGTTTCCTTCACCGGCAAGATGGCCCACGGCGCGATGCCCTATGCCGGCGTCAATCCCATTCCGGCGGCCGCGAGATTCGTCACCCTGCTCGCGGAGGAGGACCGCCGCCAGCAGGAAGGTCATGAACGCGATCCCTACCTGGGCCTGCCCCACATCACGCCGACAACGATCCGCGCGCCCGCGCACGGAGAGCCGCAGTTCAACGTGATGGCCGGCGAGGCGCGCGTGACGGTGGATGTGCGGACGATCCCAGGCCAGGATCACGCCGACCTGCACAGCGCCATCTGTGACCTCGCCAACGCCGCGCAGGCCGGCGACCCGTGCGTGCGGGTAACCGTGGAGCTGGTCGAAGACCGCCCCTGGACGGAGACCCCTCCGTGGGATCCCCTTGTGAGGGCCATCGAGCGGGCCTTTCCGGAGTCGCTGGGCCGGGAGCCCCGGTACGGAGGCGTCCCTGGCTCGACCGACGGGACGTTTCTGCATGCGTGGGCCCGTATCCCCGTTGTGACCATTGGCCCCGGCAACCGGCAGATCCCGCATCAGGTCGACGAATACGTAGAGGTCGGCGAGCTGGTGGAGGCGGCCCGGCTGTACGCCGCCGCGATCGTGTACTTCCTGGGGGAGGAAGCGGCTCCAAATGGAACGAGGAGGTGCTGA
- a CDS encoding ABC transporter permease, translating into MTPTRRRYNLPLLIGGALVSLIAATAVLAPVLAPHDPTAIDPPGRLLPAGPGHPLGTDRLGRDILSRILYGGRVAVIVGVVAVSIGAGAGTSIGLLSGYRAGRVDAVLMRAIDGLMAFPSLLLAIMVVAVLGPGHIQTMIAIGVVLIPVFARLSRAQTLAVRGQEFVLAARALGAKDVFIVTSHILPNIAGPLLIQATVAFSGAVLAEAALSYLGLGTQPPTPSWGGMLLEARDVLFVRPWMAVWPGAAIAFTVLGWNLMGDGLRDLLDPRLRQGQR; encoded by the coding sequence ATGACTCCCACCCGCCGGCGCTACAACCTGCCTCTGCTGATCGGCGGTGCGCTGGTCTCACTGATCGCGGCAACCGCCGTGCTGGCGCCTGTGCTGGCGCCTCACGATCCGACGGCCATAGATCCTCCGGGACGGCTGCTCCCAGCAGGGCCCGGCCATCCGCTGGGCACCGACCGGTTGGGCCGCGACATCCTCAGCAGGATCCTCTATGGAGGCCGGGTTGCGGTGATCGTCGGCGTTGTGGCAGTCTCCATTGGCGCCGGAGCCGGGACGAGCATTGGTCTTCTCTCGGGGTACCGGGCCGGCCGGGTGGATGCCGTCCTCATGCGGGCCATAGACGGTCTGATGGCATTTCCGTCCCTGCTGCTGGCAATCATGGTTGTGGCCGTGCTGGGGCCCGGGCACATCCAGACCATGATTGCGATCGGCGTTGTTCTGATACCCGTGTTCGCGCGCCTGTCCCGCGCGCAGACGCTGGCGGTGCGCGGCCAGGAGTTCGTCCTGGCAGCCAGGGCGCTGGGCGCTAAGGACGTTTTCATAGTGACATCCCACATCCTGCCCAACATCGCCGGGCCCCTGCTGATACAGGCCACGGTAGCGTTCTCGGGCGCCGTGCTGGCCGAGGCGGCGCTTTCTTACCTGGGTCTGGGGACACAGCCTCCGACCCCCAGCTGGGGCGGAATGCTGCTGGAGGCGCGCGACGTGCTCTTCGTCAGGCCATGGATGGCAGTCTGGCCGGGCGCTGCGATCGCCTTCACGGTCCTTGGATGGAACCTGATGGGCGATGGCCTGCGCGACCTCCTCGACCCCCGCCTGCGGCAGGGGCAGCGGTAG
- a CDS encoding ABC transporter permease: MPFVVRRLLAVAPTVLAVATVTFFALQVVPGDIAEIMLGVDARQEDLAQLRHELGLDRPLALRYLEWLGHMARGDFGMSISYREPVIRLIRARLPVTVSVAGSAMLLAIVAALPLGVIAARRAWSLVDLAVLAGSQVGLAVPAFWMGILLILGLAAALPIFPLQGYVAFGSNPIEWGRHLFLPALALGTERAAALVRLSRAATLDELHRDYVRTARSKGLVEAYVVRRHVLRNALIPILTVAGLQLGYLMGGAIVIEQVFGLPGLGRLLLHGIYSRDLLVVQGVVITIAVMFALLNLLVDLLYAVVDPRITYD; this comes from the coding sequence ATGCCGTTCGTCGTTCGACGGCTGCTCGCGGTGGCGCCCACGGTCCTCGCGGTCGCCACCGTCACCTTTTTCGCGCTTCAGGTTGTCCCCGGAGATATCGCAGAGATCATGCTCGGCGTGGACGCACGCCAGGAAGACCTGGCGCAACTGCGCCACGAGCTCGGCCTCGACCGCCCCCTGGCGTTGCGGTACCTGGAATGGCTTGGCCACATGGCGCGCGGCGACTTCGGGATGTCGATCAGCTACAGGGAGCCGGTCATACGCCTGATCCGGGCTCGGCTCCCCGTCACCGTCTCCGTTGCCGGCAGTGCCATGCTCCTGGCGATCGTGGCGGCGCTCCCGCTGGGCGTGATCGCCGCTCGGAGGGCCTGGTCGCTGGTGGATCTCGCGGTGCTGGCCGGCTCGCAGGTCGGGCTGGCTGTGCCGGCGTTCTGGATGGGCATCCTGCTGATACTGGGGCTTGCCGCGGCGCTTCCCATCTTCCCGCTGCAGGGCTACGTGGCGTTTGGCAGCAATCCGATTGAGTGGGGGCGGCACCTGTTCCTGCCGGCGCTGGCGCTGGGTACGGAGCGTGCGGCCGCGCTGGTGCGCCTGAGCCGCGCCGCGACCCTGGACGAGCTGCACCGAGACTACGTGCGCACCGCCAGGAGCAAGGGTCTGGTTGAGGCGTACGTGGTACGCCGCCACGTGCTGCGCAACGCGCTCATCCCGATCTTGACCGTGGCCGGGCTGCAGCTGGGCTACCTGATGGGCGGCGCCATCGTGATCGAGCAGGTTTTTGGCCTGCCCGGGCTGGGGCGCCTGCTCCTGCACGGGATCTACTCCCGCGACCTGCTCGTGGTGCAGGGCGTGGTCATCACCATTGCCGTCATGTTCGCGCTGCTCAATCTGCTGGTGGATCTGCTCTACGCCGTCGTGGATCCGCGCATCACCTACGACTGA